The Planctomycetota bacterium genomic sequence CGCTGCGGTGACCGACACGTTCAGGCTGTCCGACTGGCCCAGCATCGGTAGTCGGATCGGGTGGACATCGTCGGCTTGCCACACGGCGTCGAGCCCCTCGGCCTCGCTCCCCAGGATCAACGCCGCCGGGCCGGTCAGATGGGCGTCGGTGTAAACCGTCGCCGCGTCGGGGCGCGCGGCATACATCGCCAAACCACGCCGCCGCAACCAACTCAACGTCTCGGCCGCCGTGGCCTCGACCACCGGGAACGAGAAGATCACCCCCTGGCTGGCACGAATCGTGTTGGGGTTGAACAGATCGGTTGCGCCATCGGCCACGACCAGCGCCGACGCGCCGGCGCCGTCGGCCGAGCGCAATGCCGCGCCGACGTTCCCTGGCTTCTCGACACCGGCCAGCACCACGACCAGCGGCCGCTCGGGCAGACGCAACTCGTCGAGCCGGGCCGTCGGCCGCTCGGCCACCGCGACCACGCCATCGTGACGCTCGCCGTAGGCCAACTTGGCGAAGACGGTCTCCGTGACCGGCGCAATCTGCGCGTCTCCCAGCGCGCCGGCCTGAGCCTGTTGACACAGTTCGCGGGCTTCGGCCGAGCGGCAGAGGGCGGGGCAGATGAACAACTCGGCCAGGCGCACGCCCGCGGCCACGGCGCGCGATACCTCGCGCGGGCCGTCGATGACGATCCGCTCTTGCCGCGCACGGCCGCGCTGGTCGCGCAGCTTGACAAGCTGCTTGACGCGCGGGTTCTGCACACTGGTAATCTCGGGTCCGATCATGCTGCTGATCGTAGCAGAGGAAGACGCTGCGGGCATGGGGGCAGGGGAAGGCTAACCATGACGATACGACGGCACGACGTGAAAACCATGGGAAGAGAGTCTGAACCGCAAAGACGCAAAGGGAGCAAAGAAGGGAGAAAGAAGAAGGAGCACGTAAATGTTGAAGCATTGACCACCCTTTGTGTTCTCTTTGCGAACTTTGCGTCTTTGCGGTTCAAAACTCCTTTTTTGCAGAGCGTCGTCATTTGCTTCCGTTGTGGTTGGTATTCCTGGCGCGATATGATGAGGGCGTCAGAACCCACGATCGTTAGCGAGTGTCCCATGCTTGATTACCCCCAGATGTTTCGCGTCCGCCAGACGTTCGACGCGCCACAGGTCGCCGACATCGCCGGCACGGTCGGCGCCGAGTTGAAGAAGCTCGGGCTCGAACGGACCATCCGTCCGGGTCAAACCGTGGCCATCACCGCCGGCAGCCGCGGCATCGCCAACATCGCCCTGATCATCAAAACCACGGTCGAGCACCTGAAAAGTCTGCAAGCCGAGCCGTTCATCGTTCCGTCGATGGGGAGCCACGGCGGCGGCACGGCCGAGGGGCAAGTCGAAATCCTCCGCGGCTACAACGTCACGCCCGAGTATTGCGGCTGTCCGATTCGCGCGTCGATGGAAACGGTCGTCGTCTGCCAGGCCGACGAAGGCTTCCCAATCCATTTCGACAAGCACGCTTCGACGGCGGACCATGTGCTGGTCTGTGGTCGCGTGAAGCCGCACACCGGGTTTGTCGGCGATATCGAGAGCGGGCTGATGAAGATGATGCTCATCGGTCTAGGCAAGCACAACGGCGCGATCATCTATCACCGGGCCATTCAAAACTACAGCTTCGGTCAAATCCTGCGCAGTGTCGCAGGCCAGGTGCTGAAGCGCTGCCGAATCGTGGCGGGTTTGGCGATTGTCGAAAACCCGTACGACCAGACGGCGTTGATCGAGGCCGTCGCGCCGCAAGATTTCGAGAGCCGCGAGCGCGAGTTGCTGAAGCTGGCGGCGGCCTGGCTGCCACGGTTGCCGTTCGAGCGGACCGACGTGCTGCTGATCGACGAGATCGGCAAGAACATCAGCGGCACCGGCTTGGACCCCAACGTGGTCTATCGCAAGCGGATGACCCCCGCGGCGGGCGAGCCGGGCGGACGTGGCAACGTGCGGCGGATTATTGTTCGCGCGCTCACCGAAGCCACGCACGGCAACGCGACGGGCATCGGCCTGGCTGATTATGTCTTGAAGCGCGCCGTCGAGCAGGCCGACATGGAAGTCACCAAGATCAACTGCATTACCGGCGGCCATCCCGAGGCGGCGCGACTCCCCTTGAGCTTTGCCACCGACCGGGGCGCGATCGACGCGGCCATGGCGACAATCGGGCTGGTCGATCCGATCGACGCGCGAGTCTGCTGGATTCACAACACGCTTCACCTGGTCGAAGCGGAGTGCTCGGTGGCTTATCTGGCCGAGGCGCGGGAGCGGAAGGATTTGGAGATCATCGTCCCACCGCGCCCGTTGCCATTGGATGCGACCGGCAACTTGCCCCCACCGGGCAGCCATTGGGGCGCCGGGCATTAAGCGACGACGCGGCACTTTCTGGCCGTTCGCATTGCCCTCGAAAAGACGCTAATATCCACGGACTTGCTCCTTCACTGGTCGCGTGGAGATTCGATTGTGCGTTTACGTCCGCTGGGCCGCACGGGTCTGCATCTGTCGTGGCTGTCGTTCGGCGCGTCGTCGCTGGGCCAAGAGTTCCGCAGCGTCGATTTGAACGAAGCCCTCCGTTCGGTACACGAGGCGCTGGAACTGGGGATGAACTTCATCGACACCTCGCCGTACTACGGTCGGGGGATGAGCGAAGTGCTGCTGGGCGTCGCTTTGCGCGATGTGCCGCGAGGGAAGTACCTGCTGGGGACCAAGTTCGGTCGCTACGCGCCCAGCCATTTCGATTTCAGCTCGCGGCGCGTCGTCGAAAGCGTCGACGTCTCGCTCGAGCGGATGAAGACCGACTATCTGGACATCGTGCTGTGTCACGACATCGAGTTCGTCGACATGCAGCAGATCGTCGACGAGACCCTGCCGGCGCTCCGCAAGCTGAAACAACAAGGCAAGGTCCGCTTCATCGGCGTTAGCGGCTATCCGATGAAGATGTTTCGTTACGTCCTCGATCGGACCGAGCTGGACGTGATGTTGTCGTACAACCATTACACGCTACAGAACACCATGCTGGCCGATCTGGTGCCGTACCTGAAGAGCAAGAACGTCGGCATCATGAACGCGGCCCCCTTCTCGGCACGCTTGTTGACCAATCAAGCCCTGCCCCCGTGGCACAAGGCCACGCCCGAGGTGCGGGCCATCTGCAAACAAGCGGCCGAGCATTGCGCCGCGCGGGGCGTCGACATTGCCCAGTTGGCGCTGCAATATTCGATTGCCAACGAAGAGCTGACGACCTGTGTCGTCGGCTCGGCCAATCCGGCGAACGTCCGCCGCTGGGTCGAATGGTCCGAAAAGCCGATCGATCAGCCGTTGTTGAACGAAGTGCTGGCCATCTTGAAACCGATCCACAACTGGCACTACACCGAAGGCCGTCCGGAGAACAATGACCCGGCGCCGGGGTAGGATTAGCCACGGAGACACAGAGTCACGGAGGATTACACGGAGAGAATTGAGATAAAGATGCATGGCGAAGCACCAATGACCAAATCTCAATGACCAATAAAAGCGATAGGCGAGCAGAATCTTTGGTCATTGGTCATTGGACATTGGTGCTTGGTTATTACTGACTCGTCACCTCCGTGCTTAACTCAGTGTCTCTGTGCCTCCGTGGCAAACAAACTTAACCAGAGGTATACGCACGCATGAAGGCACTCCAGCTCGAGGCTCCTAAGCAGTTCCGGCCGATTGATGTTCCCGAGCCCGGCAAGCCTGGGCCGGGCCAGGCCCTGGTCCGCGTTTATCGCGTCGGCATCTGTGGCACCGACATCAGCGGCTACCTGGGCAAGATGCCTTTCTTCAAATATCCACGCATCCCGGGACATGAGCTGGGGGTCGAGGTGCTGGAAGTTGGCTCCGGCGTCACGAACGTCAAGCCGGGCGATCGCTGCGCCGTCGAGCCGTACATGAACTGCGGCAACTGCCACGCCTGTCGCAAGGGGGCGGGCAATTGCTGCGCGAATCTGAATGTGATCGGCGTGATGATCGACGGCGGGATGTGCGAACGGTTCGTGCTGCGTGCCGACAAGCTCCACCCGTCGACCAAGCTGACGATGGACCAGTTGGCGCTGGTCGAAACCTTGGCCATCGGCTGTCACGCGGTGAACCGGGGCGCGCCGGTCAAGGGCGAGAACTGCCTGGTCATCGGCGCGGGGCCGATCGGGCTGGCCACGATCGAATTTGTCAAGCTGTCGGGTGCGCGGACTTTGGTGCTCGACATGAACCAGCAGCGGCTCGACTTTTGCAAAGA encodes the following:
- a CDS encoding RNA methyltransferase, which gives rise to MIGPEITSVQNPRVKQLVKLRDQRGRARQERIVIDGPREVSRAVAAGVRLAELFICPALCRSAEARELCQQAQAGALGDAQIAPVTETVFAKLAYGERHDGVVAVAERPTARLDELRLPERPLVVVLAGVEKPGNVGAALRSADGAGASALVVADGATDLFNPNTIRASQGVIFSFPVVEATAAETLSWLRRRGLAMYAARPDAATVYTDAHLTGPAALILGSEAEGLDAVWQADDVHPIRLPMLGQSDSLNVSVTAAVLCYEALRQREAISN
- a CDS encoding [Fe-S]-binding protein — encoded protein: MLDYPQMFRVRQTFDAPQVADIAGTVGAELKKLGLERTIRPGQTVAITAGSRGIANIALIIKTTVEHLKSLQAEPFIVPSMGSHGGGTAEGQVEILRGYNVTPEYCGCPIRASMETVVVCQADEGFPIHFDKHASTADHVLVCGRVKPHTGFVGDIESGLMKMMLIGLGKHNGAIIYHRAIQNYSFGQILRSVAGQVLKRCRIVAGLAIVENPYDQTALIEAVAPQDFESRERELLKLAAAWLPRLPFERTDVLLIDEIGKNISGTGLDPNVVYRKRMTPAAGEPGGRGNVRRIIVRALTEATHGNATGIGLADYVLKRAVEQADMEVTKINCITGGHPEAARLPLSFATDRGAIDAAMATIGLVDPIDARVCWIHNTLHLVEAECSVAYLAEARERKDLEIIVPPRPLPLDATGNLPPPGSHWGAGH
- a CDS encoding aldo/keto reductase is translated as MRLRPLGRTGLHLSWLSFGASSLGQEFRSVDLNEALRSVHEALELGMNFIDTSPYYGRGMSEVLLGVALRDVPRGKYLLGTKFGRYAPSHFDFSSRRVVESVDVSLERMKTDYLDIVLCHDIEFVDMQQIVDETLPALRKLKQQGKVRFIGVSGYPMKMFRYVLDRTELDVMLSYNHYTLQNTMLADLVPYLKSKNVGIMNAAPFSARLLTNQALPPWHKATPEVRAICKQAAEHCAARGVDIAQLALQYSIANEELTTCVVGSANPANVRRWVEWSEKPIDQPLLNEVLAILKPIHNWHYTEGRPENNDPAPG
- a CDS encoding zinc-binding alcohol dehydrogenase family protein — its product is MKALQLEAPKQFRPIDVPEPGKPGPGQALVRVYRVGICGTDISGYLGKMPFFKYPRIPGHELGVEVLEVGSGVTNVKPGDRCAVEPYMNCGNCHACRKGAGNCCANLNVIGVMIDGGMCERFVLRADKLHPSTKLTMDQLALVETLAIGCHAVNRGAPVKGENCLVIGAGPIGLATIEFVKLSGARTLVLDMNQQRLDFCKETMKVDETILLTQNVEADLRRVTDGNLPDVVIDATGSNVSMSAAFGYVAPTGRLVYVGITTGEVTFKHPVFHRPEGTLLCSRNALPPDFTRIIKLIEDGQIDTRPWITHRTPIDGLIAAFPSYTRPETGVIKAVVEVC